A stretch of Lutra lutra chromosome 9, mLutLut1.2, whole genome shotgun sequence DNA encodes these proteins:
- the LOC125109661 gene encoding cystatin-9-like has protein sequence MLHLLFRWALPRAMLLLLLGSQLLVTPGSRSEEEAENKYQNAMRSYFLGTVEYALHIFNLQSNDTRAYRLVRILNSRRELSLEKNTMAFSMELQLRRTRCGKFDDDIDNCPFQESSGQNNIITCFFIISTEPWNTEFELWNKTCLEGHLHGSVG, from the exons ATGCTGCACTTGCTGTTCAGGTGGGCTCTGCCTCGGGCCATGCTCCTGCTACTGCTAGGTTCCCAGCTCCTAGTGACTCCTGGGTCAAGAtctgaagaggaagcagagaataAATACCAAAATGCCATGCGAAGCTACTTCCTTGGTACAGTGGAGTATGCCTTACATATATTCAACTTGCAAAGCAATGACACGAGGGCCTACAGGCTGGTGCGCATCCTGAATTCCAGGAGGGAGCTG TCATTGGAGAAGAACACTATGGCGTTCTCCATGGAGCTGCAGCTTAGAAGAACAAGATGTGGAAAATTTGACGACGACATTGACAACTGTCCCTTTCAAGAAAGTTCAGGGCAGAACAAT ATCATCACCTGCTTCTTCATCATCAGCACTGAGCCCTGGAATACAGAGTTCGAACTCTGGAACAAGACCTGCttggaggggcacctgcatggctcagttggctaa
- the LOC125109663 gene encoding cystatin-13-like isoform X1 has product MARLCLSLLLLVATVTFVSRGVHTWGRSKVVRNFQDIPETYVYVRQALWHAMKEYNKASKDKYNFKVVKVLKSQEQVTDSLDYFLEVKIARTMCKKISGENENCLLQQDPQMKKMFLCNFIVATKPWKFEFTTLKKQCEEV; this is encoded by the exons ATGGCCAGACTCTGCCTGAGCCTGCTGCTCCTGGTGGCCACTGTGACCTTTGTGTCCAGAGGTGTCCACACCTGGGGCAGATCGAAGGTGGTGAGGAATTTCCAAGACATCCCGGAAACTTACGTCTATGTGCGGCAGGCACTGTGGCATGCCATGAAAGAGTATAACAAGGCCAGCAAAGACAAGTACAACTTCAAGGTGGTGAAGGTCCTGAAATCCCAGGAGCAG GTCACAGACAGTTTGGACTACTTTCTTGAAGTCAAAATTGCCCGAACAATGTGCAAGAAAAtttcaggagaaaatgaaaactgcttGTTACAACAGGATCCCCAAATGAAAAAG atGTTTCTTTGCAACTTTATTGTTGCAACAAAACCTTGGAAATTTGAATTCACTACGCTGAAGAAACAATGTGAAGAGGTCTAA
- the LOC125109663 gene encoding cystatin-13-like isoform X2: MARLCLSLLLLVATVTFVSRGVHTWGRSKVVRNFQDIPETYVYVRQALWHAMKEYNKASKDKYNFKVVKVLKSQEQVTDSLDYFLEVKIARTMCKKISGENENCLLQQDPQMKKMGLERSYYG; this comes from the exons ATGGCCAGACTCTGCCTGAGCCTGCTGCTCCTGGTGGCCACTGTGACCTTTGTGTCCAGAGGTGTCCACACCTGGGGCAGATCGAAGGTGGTGAGGAATTTCCAAGACATCCCGGAAACTTACGTCTATGTGCGGCAGGCACTGTGGCATGCCATGAAAGAGTATAACAAGGCCAGCAAAGACAAGTACAACTTCAAGGTGGTGAAGGTCCTGAAATCCCAGGAGCAG GTCACAGACAGTTTGGACTACTTTCTTGAAGTCAAAATTGCCCGAACAATGTGCAAGAAAAtttcaggagaaaatgaaaactgcttGTTACAACAGGATCCCCAAATGAAAAAG atgggtCTTGAGAGAAGTTACTATGGCTAA